The Actinomadura graeca nucleotide sequence CGCCGTCGAGCACACGGCGAGCGGCGAGGAGGACGGCAAGTTCGTCCTCGAAGTAGAGATGCAGAACGGACATGTACGGGTGGGCGTGCTCGACATGGGCGCGCAGACACGCCCGACCGTCAGCAATCAGGCCAGCGGCGCGGACGTGACATCCGGACGCGGCTTGTTCATCGTGGAGGCGGTCTCCAAGTCGTGGGGTAGCGAGCCCGTCCGGGTGGGACGACGGGTCTGGGCGGACGTCGTCGGTATGCCGGTGTGAGCGGGCCGCCGATACCGCGCCGCCGGCGGCGGCTACGCGCTGTCAGTTCCTCGACCGGCGATGAGCTTTCCGACACAGTGTCTAGGGTCCTAGACTCGCTGGCACCGATCGGAGGGGGTGTCATGCCAGGCGAGTTGGAGCGCATCGCGCAGATCGACGACCCGTATGAGCTGCTGCGCGCCGCGACTGAGCGTCTGGCAGATGCGCAGCAGGAAGTGACGGAGTTGGCGCGGTTGCGGCGGCGGCTGATTCAGGAGCTGCACGCGCAGGGCATGTCGTACGCGCAGATCGCTCACGCGGCGGGGTTGAGCCGCGGGCGTATCCATCAGATCCGGCACACCGGGCCAGCGCCGGAGGGGGCCTTCCTGGGGGCGGGTGAGGTGACGGTGGTCACTCCCCTGCGTCCTGACCCTGCCAGTGACCGAACGTACGTCGCGTTGGACGATCTGAAGACGGGGCAACGGCTGGGTAATTTGGCACGGACGTTCGACCTGATCGTCAACACTGATCATGTCGGCCTGGACGGCGAGGTCGACCTCGACCGGGCGGGTCTGCTGGTGATCTGCGGCCCCCGGATGTCGCCCGCGATGCATGAGGCGTACGGCAAGGACCCCGTCCTGGAATGGAAGCGGGACGACGCCGGATGGCTGCTGCGCGACACCCGCACCGGCGCCGAGCACAGATCGGGTCAGGAGGACGAGCCGCCCCGGCTGTATGACGTCGGTTATCTCGGTCGGCTCCCCCGGCCGGACGGCAACGGCAGTTTCCTCGCCATCGCGGGTATCCATCCTGAGGGGTCGTTGGGTGTGGTGCACCTGCTGACCACGGATATCGGGAGCCTGTGGGGGCAGGTCGGCGATGACCGGTTCTCGGTCGTGGTCGGTACCGAGTACAGCGCGGACACCCATGAGCCGGTGCGGACAGAGCTGCTGACCCCGATCTACCGGCATGACGAGGCGCCAAGCTGACGAGGGGCCATGCGCGTACAGATCGCCAGCGAACCGGGGCGTCCAGGGCGGGCGAACGAGGACTTCGCCGCGGTGGCACCCGGGCTCTTCGTGGTCATCGACGGGGCAGGCACTCCGGCGGACGTGGGCACGGGATGTGAGCATTCGGTCGCCTGGTACGCGCGCCACCTGGGCGGGGCGGTCCTAGCGGCTGCGGTCGATGCCGGTACGGGTTTGGACGAGGCACTGGCGGTCAGTATCGAGCGGGTCAACGCTCTCCATGTCCGGACGTGTGACCTGAGGCATCCGGGATCGCCCTCGGCGACCGTCGCCCTGGCGCGGATGGACGGCGGGCGGCTCGAACATCTGGTGCTCTCGGACGCCGTGGTCGTCCTCGATCGGATCGGCCAGTCGCCGGCGGTCGTCACCGATGACCGTCTTACCGACGTGATCGCCCGGCTGGACGAGCCGGAGCGGTCGCCTGCGGTGGGCAGTGACGCGCACGCCCGGTGGTTGCGGGATCGGGTCGAGCGGCTAGCGGCCCACCGCAACCGGCCCGGCGGGTTCTGGGTGGCCAGTACGAAACCTGAAGCGGCCGGGGAGGCGCTCACGGGATCTAGTTCCCTTGATGAGCTGAACGGCGTTGCGCTGCTGAGCGACGGGGCGAGCCGGTTGGTCGATCGCTTCGGCCTGCTGGGCTGGCCGGAGCTGCTCGCCGTGCTCCGCAAGGGCGGACCGGAGGAGCTCATCGCCCGTACGCGTGATGCGGAGGCGTCCGACCCGGTCGGGGCGCGGTGGCCCCGCGGGAAGGCGGCCGATGACGCGAGCGCGGTCTGGTGGGCGCGCGAGGATGCGGTTCCCAGAGATCTGTAGACCCCCTAGACAGTTGCCGATTCATCGCTTACCTTCATTGTTTACCCCCCTAGACAGTCACTCGAAAAGGACGAGTGATCCAACTGTCTAGAGGGCTCGACAGTGGAGGTTCTTCGTGCGCAACATCCCGGTGGACGTGTCGGCGTTGACGTTCGTGTGCGTGTCGGCGCCACGTCCCAAGCTGGTGAGTCAGGAGACGGGGGAGGTCAAGACCGATCGGGACGGCAACACGGTGTTCACGGTGGGTCTGTCGGCTGCCGATGCCATGGGGCGGGTGGAGTTGGTGAACCTGTCGGTGCCCGGCGACCAGGACGTGACGATCGGGCAGATCGTGTCGCCGGTGGACCTGGTCGCGTTCCCCTGGGAGCAGGTCATCAACGGCCAGAAGCGGTGGGGCATCGCCTACCGGGCGTCGCGTGTCGCCGTGGCCGGTCCGGTCGGGGTGCCGGACGTTCCCGGGTCCGCTGCGGCGGACGTGGCCTGAACGGCGGCCCTGTCATGAACACGGTTTACCTGGTGCTCGGGGTCCTGGCCGCTGCGGCGGCCGGGCTCTGGGCCTGGCGCCGGTACCACCCGGTGTCGTTCTGGTACGGCGTGGCCTTCCCGGCCCGCGCGGCGCTGGTCTATCTGACCTGGCATCACGTGGCGTCGGGCTGCAAGCTGACCCGCAACCGGCGGCGGTTCCGGCTCACCCTCGACGCCGTCCCGGTCGTCGGCCCGGCCGCTCGCAACGCCGCGACGGTGGTGGAGCACAAGCGGCGGGTGCGGCGAGTCGATGTCGAGCGGGCTCCCCGCCTGGGGTTCTACGGCCGACCCGGCTGGGCTGGCGGATGCGCCTCCGCCTGCATGACGGACAGGTTCCTGCCGACTACCAGAAGGCGGCGGAGGGCATCGCGCACGCCTGGCGCGTGCACTCGGTTCGCGTGGTCGACGTCCGGCCGGGCTTCGTCACGCTGTGGGCCACGATGCGTGATCCGCTGGTCGACGTGGTCACCGAACCCGAGACCGGTGAACTGCTGACGGTGCGTCCCGGCAAGTTGGAGAACGGGCACGACTGGGTGATCGATTTCCGCATCGTCCCGCACTGGCTCAACGCTGGGGCGACTCAGTCCGGCAAGTCCAACCTGGCCAACGCGGTGATCAAGGGTCTGGCTCCGCAACCGGTCGCCCTGGTCGGCTTCGACCTCAAGGGCGGTGTGGAGTTCACGCCGTACGCGCCTCGGCTCTCGGCCTTGGCGACCACCCGCAAAGAGTCCGTTGTCCTGCTGGCCGACCTGGTGGACGAGGTCGAGAACCGCATGGCGGTGTGCCGCGCGCACGGTGCCCGCAACGTCTGGACGCTGCCGGACGACCTGCGTCCGGTGCCGGTGGTGATCCTGGTGGACGAAGTCGCCGAACTGTTCCTGATGGCCGACAAGTCCGAGAAGGACGAGGTTGCCAGGACAGCTACCGCGCTGCTGCGGGTGGTGCAGCTCGGGCGGGCGTTCGCGGTGTACCTGGTGGTGTGCGGGCAGCGCATCGGCTCTGATCTGGGGCCCGGTGTGACGGCGCTGCGGGCGCAACTGTCGGGGCGGGTGTGCCACCGGGTCAACGATCCGGAGACGGCGAACATGACGCTTGGCGACCTCGACCCGGCCGCCCTCGACGCTGCCCGCGCCATCCCCGCCGAGACTCCTGGCGTGTGCGTTGTCGCCGGACAAGATGGCGCCTGGCACCGTGCTCGGTCGGTCTACGTCCCCGAGTGTGAGGCCGAACAGGCTGCGCGCGACTTCGCGCACCTCACCCCCGACTGGAAGACCCTCGTCGGCTCGGTCCCGACCGTCCACCCGGCCGCATAACGGGCCGGTCGCTCCTTCTCTCTTCCCTTCCTCCTCTGGCTCGGCGTGAGCCCTCATCGCGCCGCGTCCTACCCGATCCATGCCCGAAACCGGCCCTGGAGGCTGCCCGATGGTCGCCCACATCCGTCCTCTTCGTCCCCGTCCTAGGCTCGTCGCTGTCCCGGCCCCTTCGTCCCCGTCCTCGCCGTCCCCCGGCTCGTCCCGGTTGGCGGCGGTGTCGTCCTGGGACGTGTGGCCGGTCGGTATCGAGTGGGACGAGTTCCGCTCTCTCACATCGCCCGGTGCCAGCGCTGCGCCGAGTCGTTCGCCTCGTCCCGCGCGGCCGAGGTGGACGACTGGACCGACGGACACCGCTGTGACCCGGAACTGGCCGCGCTGCTCGTCCTCGTCACCGAGCGGCGGGCGGCATGACCCGGCGGATCTTCGAGGCGCTGGCCGACTCGGGGCCGGTCGTGGTGCTTGCGGGGATCGCGGCGGCCGGGTCGTTCACCCACATCCGCGACACCGCCACCGAACACGGCCAGCGCGGGTGGATGGCCTGGGCCATCGCGGTCTGCATCGACCTCACCTGCGTGATGGCGGCCGGGGAGCGTCAGCGCGACAAGCGCACCGAGCGGAGGGCGGGGCGGTTGTCGTGGCCGACGCTGGTCCTGGTCGGCGGCATCCTGCTCTCGCTGGCCGCGAACCTTGCACAAGCCGATCCGACCACGTGGGGCTGGATCACCGCGGGCACTCCGGCGGGCGCCTTCCTCGTCGCGGTCTCCATGCTGGAACGCCGCAAGGCCGGCACTTGGGCGGCTGTTCGCCCCTCGCCGGTGCCGGACTCGTTCGGCCGTCCGTCCTCGGCGGTCTCCTCGTCCGACTCGTCCTCGTCGCGGTGGATCGTGTGGGAGGAGGACCGTCCCAGCTCCCCTACCTCCCCGGTCGTCCTGGACGAGCCGGACGGCCAGACATCCATCCCCGTCCCTGTCGAGTCGGCACCCACCGCATCGTCCCCGTCCCCACCTGCCGAGTCCTCGGCGGGGGTTGAACCGGCGGGGCCACTGGTCGACTTCGCACGCCGTGTCGCCGCCGAACACCAGACCGAACACGGACGGCCGATCACCCGAGACATCCTCCGTGCCCGGCTCGGCGTGTCCAACCAACTCGCCTCCGACCTGCTCCGGCAGGTCCGCACAGATCAAGCCCACAGCGAGGCGACCGCGTGAATCACGATCAGAAGGTCACCATGCCTGCCCTCGTCTCGAACACCGACGACCAGTCACGCCCCGACAATGAGGCTGCATGGCGGCTGCGCTGTCGTGCCTGTGACGTCACGAACCACGGGCTCACCTGGGTGTCGCTGCTCACGCGCCGGGGCGGCCCCTCTTGCTCGGCCTGCGGCTCCGACCAGGTGACCGCGCAGGACTCGGCGACGGGATCGGCCGTCGCCTTCCCTCGTCCGCTCGTCTCGGTCGGCGAGTGGTGGCAGTGCTGCAACTGCGGCGGAACCGGCCTGGACTCCTACGGCGACACCTGCCCGCACTGCTCGGGCCTCGGCAACTGCCAGTGATCTGAACGCCCCCGGCGTGACCGCTCAACCGCCAAGTCACGCCGTCACGTCGGGGGCCATCCCCTCATCCGCACGAAACGGCTAGGAGATCCCTTCATCGTGCCTCACCCGGTCCTCACACCGCAGGACGCCCGGCTGATGGCAAAGATCATCGACCGGCCTGACTTCGAGCGCTGGGCCGCTCGTGCTCGCGCTACCGGCGGCTGCTCTCAGCCAGTGTTCCTGACCGGCACCGTGAAACACGTCCACACCGGCACCGGCGAACTACTGCACCACTACTCAACCGACACCGAACCGGACGGCGCGCTGCCGGTGGCCTGCAAAACCCGCCGTGCCTCCCGCTGCCCTGCCTGCGCCGAGATCTACCGCGCCGACACCTACCAGCTCATCCGCGCGGGCCTTGCCGGTGGGAAGGGCATCCCGGAAAGCGTCTCCGGCCATCCGGCCGCCTTCGTCACACTGACCGCGCCCTCGTTCGGTCCCGTCCATGCGCGGCGCGTGCGCAACGGCGAACGGGTCGAGCGCTGCCACCCTCGGCGGGGCGCTAGGCCGTGCCCTCATGGCGTGGTGGCCTCCTGCGGCGTTCAACACTCCGAAAACGATCCTCGGCTCGGTGAACCGCTGTGCGCCGACTGCTACGACTACGCCGGGTCGGTGCTGTTCAATGCGCTGGCGCCGGAACTGTGGCGGCGCTTCACGCTGGCGCTGCGGCGCTACCTCGCCAAGTCGGTCGGGCTGACGCAGAAGGAGTTCCGAGAGACGCTGGCCGTCTCCTTCGCCAAGGTGGCCGAATACCAGCGTCGGGGCGTCGTCCACTTCCACGCCGTCATCCGCTTCGATGGTCCCGGCGGTCCGGCCACACCTCCACCCGATTGGGCGAACGTCCAACTCCTGGGGGACGCCGTCCGGCACGTGGCCAGCGCCGTATCGGTCGCCACTCCGGCGGCACCCGGTATCCCGGCGCGGTCCCTGACCTGGGGCGCGCAAGTCGACGTCAAGACCATCACCAGCTCGGGCACGCTCACGCAGCAGGCCGTAGCGGGCTACATCGCCAAGTACGCCACCAAGGCCGCCGAATGCGTCGGCACCCTGGACCGACGTCTTCTGCCCACTGACGACCTGGCCGCGTTGCCGATCACCGCACATGCCCGGCGGCTCATCAGCGAGTGCCTGCGCTTGGGTGCCCTGGAGGAGTTCGCAGACCTCCGGCTCGCCCAGTGGGCTCACATGCTCGGCTTCCGGGGCCACTTCTCCACCAAGTCCCGCCGGTACTCCACCACCCTCGGCGCGCTGCGAGCCGCTCGCATCGCCTTCGTCCGCGAGCAGTCCCCCGGCTGGCTACCACCCGACGACCAGGACCCTGCCCTGATCCTCGCCATCGGCGAATGGCGCTTCCAAAGCCAGGGCCTTTCGCGCGGCGAAGCGCTCGTCACCGCCGCACTCACCGGAAGACCCCTACCTCCTCCGGTCACTGCGAACGGGAGTTCCGCATGAGCAACGCACCTCACCCGATCGGCCTCGACGAGCGGCTACTGACCGTCGAGCAGGCCGCCGTGTTCCTCAACACCAGTCCGCGGTTCCCTCGTCGGCTCGTGGCCGAACGCCGCATCCGCTTCGTCAAGGTCGGGCGTTTCGTCCGCATCCCCGAATCCGCGCTCCGCGAGTTCGTCTCCGCTGGGCTCGTCGAGCCCATGACCGCTTCCGACGTCTGGAGGGCCGCCTGATGGCCAAGGGAAACAAGCCGGGTCACCGCCGCTTCGGCAACATCCGCAAGCGCGCCTCCGGCCGGTATCAAGCCAGCTACATCGGGCCGACCGGGCGGCGGCACTTCGCTCCCCAGACCTTCGAGCGCAAGAGCGAGGCTGAACGCTGGCTGTCGCTGGTCGAAGCGCAGGTCTTCAGCGGCGACTGGACCGACCCTGACCGTGCCAAGGTGCGGCTCGGGGACTACGCCGCGAAGTGGATCGAACAGCGGCCGAACCTGCGTCCTCGCACGGTCGAGTTGTACCGCTGGCTACTCAAGAAGCACATCGCGCCGCACCTCGGCGGCGTGCAGCTCGGCAAGCTCAGCACGGCCATGATCCGCGACTGGCGGACGACGCTCCTGGAAGCCGGGGTGTCGGCGAGCATGACGGCTAAGGCGTACCGGCTGCTGCGGGCGGTGCTGATGACGGCCGTTGTCGAGGACCGGGTTCTCACCCGCAACCCGTGTCAGGTCCGCGGGGCCGGTACCGAGCACGCGGCCGAGCGACCGACGCTCACGGTCGCCCAAGTCTTCGAGCTGGCGGAGCGGGTGGGCGCGCGCCCGGTCGGCAACGTCCGCAAGCTGGACAGCGATGAGTACCGGCTGCGCTACCGGGTCAAGGACGGCGTCATGCGGCGCTTCCCGCAGACCTTCGCGACGCGTACGCAGGCCGAGCGGGTTCTCTGGAAGCTCGCCGAGGATGGGCACGCGGACGTTGTCCGGGACGACCGGCTACGCGCGTTCATCCTGCTGGCTGCCTTCGCGAGCCTGCGATGGGGTGAGGTGACCGCGCTGCGGCGGTCCGACATCGACACCGTCAAGAGAACCGTTCGGGTGCGTGCTGCCTACGTCGAACGGGCCAACGGAGAGATGATCCTCGGCCCCACCAAGTCCCGGGCGGGGCTGCGCACGGTCTCGATCCCGGCTGCGATCGTGCCGGACCTGGTGGCGCACCTGGAAAAGTACGTCCGGCCAGAGGCAGAGTCGCTCGTCTTCACCGGCCTGAAAGGCGGGCCACTGCGACGGAGCGGCTTTAACAAGATCACGCGCTGGAGCCACGTCGTCGAGGCGCTCGGAGTGCCGACCCTGCATTTCCACGATCTTCGGCACACCGGCAACTCGCTCGCGGCCGACATGGGCGTCTCACTCAAAACGCTCATGACCCGGATGGGCCATGACAACGAGCGGGCCGCGCTGCGCTACCAGCATCGCTCGGACCGGGCTGACCGCGTGATCGCGGACGGCCTGGACGCCCTCGTCCAAGCGGAGCGGCAGGCAGCGGACGACGAGGAGGGTGAGGGATCGGCGGGGGCGCTGGTTCCGGTGGCTTAATTGCCCGCTAATTGCCCGGCAGTGTAAATGTGACCGGAACGACTAAGGCCCAGGTCTGGGGATCATGTCCCTGGCCTGGGCCTTTGTGGTGGAGCGGGTGACGGGAATCGAACCCGCGCTGTCAGCTTGGGAAGCTGAAGTTCTACCATTGAACTACACCCGCGTGAGGCGGTGTGGGTGGCCGCCGCTCGGACATCGTACCGGATAGTCGGTGTGCGCGGGCGGGGGGCGGGAGCGGTAGCTTTTCTGACGTGCTGCTCTCCGATCGCGACATCAGGTTCGAGCTCGAGTCCGGGCGGGTGAAGATCGACCCGTATGAGCCGGGCATGGTCCAGCCGTCCAGTGTGGACGTGCGGCTGGACCGGTACTTCCGGGTGTTCGAGAACCACAAGTATCCGCACATCGACCCTGCCGTGGAGCAGAGTGATCTGACACGGCTGGTGGAGGTGGAGCCGGACGAGGCGTTCGTGCTGCATCCCGGGGAGTTCGTGCTCGCGTCGACGTACGAGGTGTTCGGGTTGCCGGACGATCTGGCGGCGCGGCTGGAGGGGAAGAGTTCGCTGGGGCGGCTGGGGCTGCTCACGCACTCGACGGCGGGGTGGATCGATCCGGGGTTCGGCGGGCATGTGACGCTGGAGCTGTCGAACGTGGCGACGCTGCCGATCAAGCTGTGGCCGGGGATGAAGATCGGGCAGATGTGCCTGTTCAGGACGAGTTCCCCCGCGGAGTATCCGTACGGGTCGGAGAAGTACGGGTCGCGCTATCAGGATCAGCGGGGGCCGACGCCGTCCAGGTCTTATCTGAACTTCCATCGGACTCGGGTCTGAGGGCCCCGGCGTCAGCCTGCTACGCCGACGCTGAAGACCACGGCGACCAGGCCGAGGCCGGTGGCGCAGAGTGTCATCACGCGTGGGTGGCCGCTGTGCGCCTCGGGCAGGATCTCGGCGGCGGCGAGGTAGAGCAGGACGCCGCCGAAGACCCCGAGGTAGGGGCCGAGGACCGCGTCCGGGACGGACACCAGCAGCGTGAGCGCGGCCCCGACGATCGGGGCGGCGGCGTCGGCGATCAGCAGGATCAGGGCGGGGCGGCGGTCGTCGCGGTTCAGCGACGCGGCGGTGAAGGTGTTGAAGCCGTCGGCGAAGTCGTGCGTGATCACTGCGAGGGCCACGAACACGCCGGTCTCCATGCCGGACTGGAAGCCGAGGCCGATGCTGAGGCCGTCGACCAGGCTGTGCCCGACGAGCGCGCAGGCGGCCAGCAGCCCGGCCTTTCCCTGCGGTGCCCCATGCGAGTGGCCGCCGGGGTGGTCGTGCGGGGCGTACTCGTTCTCGTGGCCGCGGTGGATCGCGACGGCCTGCTCGACCACGTGCAGCAGCAGGAATCCGCACGCGAAGCCGATCATCGGTGCGGGGACGCCGAAGAGGTGGTCGTGGGTCATCTCCAGCGATTCGGGGATCAGGTCGAACGCCACGACGCCCAGCATGAGTCCGCCGGCGAGCCCGAGGACGAGGTGCCGGTGGTCGCGGACGCGCATCGCGGCCAGACCACCGGTGAGCGTCATCAAGAACGCCAGAAGGGACACGAGCACGGCCATCCCCGGTTCATACCAGTCCGAGGGCCTACAAAGCACCATGAACCGCTACAGAACGCTTGACTTCCCATGAAAACCCCGTGTACCCCAAGGCCCGGAACTCATGGAATGTCACATCCGAAAATCCGCCACCTCCAGACACCGCGTCTACGGCGTCCTAGGGTCTTGTCCTGTTTCTCGAGCTGATCGAAGCGTGCTGCGCTGGCCGACGCGCCGTAGCACGGAGGCGCGCGGCGCTCCGGTTACTGTTTGTGCCTCAGCGACGGGTTCGGCGTTGCGATCGCGGTCCGAGGGCAGGTGCGAGCGGAGCGAGGACCTGATCGCGCAGCGAGCCGCCAGGCGGGTTCGGAGCGATGCGGCGATCGCCGCGGTGCCCGTTGAAGGGAGGGCCGCCAAGGCCGGGCCGCCGAGGGCACCGCAATGAAGTCAGCTTTTGATCGAGCGGATCAGGAGTTGGGAGACGTCGACGACCTCCAGTGTCTCCTTGGCGTCGCCCGAGTTCTTCTTCTCGTTGATGGCGTCGCCGAGCATGACCAGGCAGAACGGGCAGGCGGTGGAGACGGTGTCGGGGTCGGTCTCGAGTGCTTCGTCGACGCGTTCGGTGTTGATGCGCTTGCCGATGCGCTCTTCCATCCACATGCGGGCGCCGCCGGCGCCACAGCAGAAGCCGCGGTCCTTGTGGCGGTGCATTTCGCGGGTGCGGACGCCGGGGACGGTGGCCATGATGTCGCGCGGCTGCTTGTAGACCTTGTTGTGGCGGCCGAGGAAGCAGGGGTCGTGGTAGGTGATGTTCTCCTCGATCGGGGTGACGGGGGTGAGTTTGCCCGTCTCCACCAGGTGGGCGAGGAGCTGGGTGTGGTGGACGACCTCGTACTCGCCGCCGATCTGCGGGTATTCGTTGGCGAGGGTGTTGAAGCAGTGGGGACAGGTCGCGACGATCTTCTTGGCGCCGGCCTCGTTCAGGGTCTCGACGTTCTGCTGGGCGAGCATCTGGAAGACGAACTCCATGCCGAGGCGGCGTGCGGGGTCGCCGGTGCAGGCTTCCATCGGGCCGAGGACGGCGAATTTGACGCCGGCGATGTGCAGGAGTTCGGCGACGGCCTTAGTGGTCTTCTTGGCGCGGTCTTCCAGGGCGCCGGCGCAGCCGACCCAGAAGAGGTACTCGGTGTCCTCGGGGAGTTTCTCGTCGACGATCTCGACCTCGAAGTCGAGTTCCCCGATCCATTCGAGGCGCTTCGTCTCGGACATGCCCCAGGGGTTGCCCTTGTTCTCCAGGTTCTTCAGCATGACGCCGGCCTCGGACGGGAACGAGGACTCGATCATGACCTGGAAACGGCGCATGTCCAGGATGTGGTCGATGTGCTCGATGTCGACGGGGCATTGCTCGACGCAGGCGCCGCAGTTGGTGCAGGACCAGAGGACGTCGGGGTGGATGACGCCGTCCTCGGCGACGAGTTCCTTGTCGACCTGCATGGCGAGCTTCTGCTCGTCGGTGAACTTCTCGCGCTGTTCTTCGGAGGCGGTGAAGTAGGGCGCCTTGGCGAGGGCGTGGTCGCGCAGTTCGAGGACGAGCATCTTCGGCGACAGGGGCTTGCCGGTGTTCCAGGCGGGGCATTGCGACTGGCAGCGTCCGCACTCGGTGCAGGTCGCCATGTCGAGGAAGCCCTTCCAGGTGAAGTCCTCGATCTTGCCGCGGCCGAAGACGTCCTCGTCGGGGTCGGCCTCCTCGAAGTCCAGGGGCTTGCCGCCCGACATCATGGGCTGGACGGCGCCGAGGCCGTCCGGGCGGCGCTTGAACATGACGTTCAGCGGCGCGAGGAAGATGTGCAGGTGCTTGGAGTGGACGACGAAGACGAGGAAGATCAGCGCGACGGCGATGTGCAGCAGCAGGCCGACGGACTCCAGCACTTCGAGGGTGTCGTGGCCCAGGCCGTCGAAGAGGTGGCCGACGGCGTAGGAGAAGTAGGCGCCTTTGCCGTAGGCGAGGTTGCCGCTGGCCCATGCGACGCCCCGGAAGAAGAACATCGTCCAGATCACGTTGAAGATCATGAAGAGCGTGATCCAGGCGCCGCTGAGGTGGGAGCCCTTGAAGCGGGATTTGCGTCCGATGCGCTGGGGGGAGTTCTTGACGCGGATCGCGGTGAAGGTGATCAGGCCGGCGGTGCAGGCGAGGGCGATGGTGTCCTGGACGAAGCCGATCGGGCCCCACGTCTGGAGCCAGGGGATGTGCTCGTCCAGCCCGAACAGCAGCGCGACGGCCGCTTCCAGGTAGACGGTGGCGAGGAGGAAGAACGCCCACATGACGGCAGCGTGCGCGGCGCCCGCGACCGACCATTTCAGCAGTTTGCGCTGGCCGAGGACCTCGGTGACCTGGTCTTCGATGTCGGCCTTGGGGTCACGCTTGACCTGGAGCACCCGTTCGGGGTCCGGCTGGCCGCTCTTGGCGATGGCGTAGAGGAACAGCACCCGCCGCCCGGCGAGCGCCAGCGCGACCGCCGTGCCGGCGAGCCCTATGACCAACGTGATCCAGAACACTGTTCCGTCCTCCTGGGGTACGGGCGATGGCAGTCAGCGTAGAACCGGCGTCGGAACGCGCGTCATCCGGGGCCCGAATACTACTCGGTAGTAGCTTATGCGTGGCTCCCGCAGGTCAGCGGAAGACCGCTGCCGGGGGACGCGCGATCGCCCTCTCGCGGTCGTGTCATGCCCACACCCTAGAGATTAGGCGCGCCGATGAATATCGCGCGGCCCCGGAGTCCACACCGGGAACACACGTACCGCTGAGGAGTGACCGATGACCTCTGCCCCCGATCTCGCGCCCGCCGCCCGGCGGCTGGGCCTCCTGCTCGCCGGTGTGCGCGACTCGCAGCTGGCCGCGCCGACGCCCTGCGTGGAGTACACGCTCGGTGATCTGATCGACCACGTGGGCGGACTGTCCAAGGCGTTCACCTGGTCGGCCGAGAAGAACTGGCCGGACGTCCCGTCCACCGGCCCGTCCGGCGACGCGTCCCGGCTCGCCCCCGACTGGCGCGCCCGCATCCCCGAGCAGCTCGACGCGCTCGCCGCGGCCTGGACGGTCCCGGACGCCTGGCAGGGCATGACCAAGGCCG carries:
- the dcd gene encoding dCTP deaminase; its protein translation is MLLSDRDIRFELESGRVKIDPYEPGMVQPSSVDVRLDRYFRVFENHKYPHIDPAVEQSDLTRLVEVEPDEAFVLHPGEFVLASTYEVFGLPDDLAARLEGKSSLGRLGLLTHSTAGWIDPGFGGHVTLELSNVATLPIKLWPGMKIGQMCLFRTSSPAEYPYGSEKYGSRYQDQRGPTPSRSYLNFHRTRV
- a CDS encoding (Fe-S)-binding protein: MFWITLVIGLAGTAVALALAGRRVLFLYAIAKSGQPDPERVLQVKRDPKADIEDQVTEVLGQRKLLKWSVAGAAHAAVMWAFFLLATVYLEAAVALLFGLDEHIPWLQTWGPIGFVQDTIALACTAGLITFTAIRVKNSPQRIGRKSRFKGSHLSGAWITLFMIFNVIWTMFFFRGVAWASGNLAYGKGAYFSYAVGHLFDGLGHDTLEVLESVGLLLHIAVALIFLVFVVHSKHLHIFLAPLNVMFKRRPDGLGAVQPMMSGGKPLDFEEADPDEDVFGRGKIEDFTWKGFLDMATCTECGRCQSQCPAWNTGKPLSPKMLVLELRDHALAKAPYFTASEEQREKFTDEQKLAMQVDKELVAEDGVIHPDVLWSCTNCGACVEQCPVDIEHIDHILDMRRFQVMIESSFPSEAGVMLKNLENKGNPWGMSETKRLEWIGELDFEVEIVDEKLPEDTEYLFWVGCAGALEDRAKKTTKAVAELLHIAGVKFAVLGPMEACTGDPARRLGMEFVFQMLAQQNVETLNEAGAKKIVATCPHCFNTLANEYPQIGGEYEVVHHTQLLAHLVETGKLTPVTPIEENITYHDPCFLGRHNKVYKQPRDIMATVPGVRTREMHRHKDRGFCCGAGGARMWMEERIGKRINTERVDEALETDPDTVSTACPFCLVMLGDAINEKKNSGDAKETLEVVDVSQLLIRSIKS
- a CDS encoding ZIP family metal transporter, giving the protein MAVLVSLLAFLMTLTGGLAAMRVRDHRHLVLGLAGGLMLGVVAFDLIPESLEMTHDHLFGVPAPMIGFACGFLLLHVVEQAVAIHRGHENEYAPHDHPGGHSHGAPQGKAGLLAACALVGHSLVDGLSIGLGFQSGMETGVFVALAVITHDFADGFNTFTAASLNRDDRRPALILLIADAAAPIVGAALTLLVSVPDAVLGPYLGVFGGVLLYLAAAEILPEAHSGHPRVMTLCATGLGLVAVVFSVGVAG
- a CDS encoding TIGR03086 family metal-binding protein; this translates as MTSAPDLAPAARRLGLLLAGVRDSQLAAPTPCVEYTLGDLIDHVGGLSKAFTWSAEKNWPDVPSTGPSGDASRLAPDWRARIPEQLDALAAAWTVPDAWQGMTKAGGVDLPGEVAGRVALNEIVVHGWDVARASGQPYEPGRDEIDLCMELVGPAAGQPDGPFGPVFATAEDAPPLDRLIGLTGRDPAWTPPA